The following nucleotide sequence is from Micromonospora sp. WMMD1120.
CCGCGACAGCGGCGAGCGGGGGGCGGCCATGCTCCCCAGGATTGCCACAAAAACCACCAACCGACCACCCCCACCCCCACCAGTGTCACCAACTTCACGCCCCCACCCCCCTGCCCACGCCCCGCCTCCCACCCCGCCCAGCCCCGCCCTCCCACCCCGTTGATCATGAAGTTATGGCCAGGACACGCCGACGCAGAGGGCAATAACTTCATGATCAACCGGGGCTACCGGGCGGGGCGGGGCGTGGGGGCGGGGGCAGCCGGGCGGGGGTTTAGGGGGTTGGGGTTGTCAGGCTGGCGGTGGCGGCGTCTTGGGCGGTTTCGCGGGGCATGAGGCGGCCGGAGCGGTAGCCGATGCCGATGCCGGCGATCAGCACGAAGATCGCGCCGAAGGTCTGCAACGAGCCGATCAGCGCGCCGCCGAGGCCGAGCAGCGGCGCGGCGATGATCAGCATGATGCCGTCGCCGAGGCTGAAGGTGCCCGAGCGGGCCACCGCCCAGCCGGTGAGGCACCAGCCCACGCTGTAGAACGTCGCCCCGAGCAGGACCAGCGACCGGGCGGTGGCGCCGAAGACCGGGGTCTGCTCTTCGAGCCCGGCGAACGGCAACATGAGCACGGTGCCGGCGATGCTGACCAACAGCCCCGCCGCGGCCACCCGGCGACTGCGGGTCGCGGCCAACAGCCCGGTGAGGGCCAGCAGCGCGAGCAGGCCGAGCCAGACCGCCGCCACCCAGCCGATCAGGTACACCGCCCGGCCGTCGGCCGGATAGGGGTCGTTGCCCACCCCGCCGTCGCTGGCCATCGCCACCGCGCCGTAGAGGATGGCGTACGCGGGCAGCAGCCACACCGCCGCCCGCGCGAACCGCCGCACCGACCAGGCCCAGCTGGCGTTCGTGGCCGGCGCGCCGGGGGTCGGCTCCCCGACGAACGGCAGGACACCGAAGCCGCCACCGCTACGCCGGGAGCCCAGTGGGGCGACCGGATCGTGCGCGCCGGGCACCGGGGCCGAGGACCACATCCGCTTCGCCGGATCCTTCATGCGTCACCTCGCTCGTCGTCGAGCGGTGCACCGACGCGCCGGGGCGCCCCGATTGCCTGGTCACCACCCGTCCTAGGACCGATCGTGGCAGGCGTCGGAGCGCCCCATGAGCGTTTCTCGCATTAACCGGTGCGTCAGCCCCGCTCACGCTCGTCGGAGGGGTCCTCGACCAGGCTGGCCGGGGAGACCGGCTCCGGCGCGGGCAACCCCTGCGGCTTGTTACCGCCGGTGGCCTGCGCCTCGGCGACGCGTACCTCGTCGTGGATCTGCTGGGCCGCGGCGGCAGCGGCCTGGGCCGCCTCCGCGGCCTCGCGCTCGACCTGGCTCGCGTGGTCGGCCGCCTCCGGCGCCGGCAGGTCCCCCACCATCTGGCTCAGCCCACCGAGCGCGCCACCCATGCCCTCCAGGGCCTTGGTCAGCTCGGCCGGCACGATCCAGACCTTGTTGGCGCTGCCCTGGGCGATCTGCGGCAGGGCTTGCAGGTACTGGTAGGCGAGCACCTTCTGGCTCGGGTTGGCCTGGTGGATGGCGTCGAAGACGGTACGGATGGCCTTCGCCTGACCCTCGGCCTGGAGGATGCGGGCCTGCCGGTCACCGTCGGCCCGCAGCACCGCGGACTGCTTCTCACCCTCGGCGGTGAGGATCTGCGACTGCTTGTGCCCCTCCGCGGTGAGGATCGCGGCGCGGCGGTCCCGCTCGGCACGCATCTGCTTCTCCATCGAGTCGCGGATGCTGGCCGGCGGCTCGATGGCCTTGATCTCGACCCGGGTGACCTTGATGCCCCAGCGGCCGGTGGTCTCGTCCAGCACGCCGGAGAGATGCCGGTTGATCTCGTCCCGGCTGGTCAGCGCCCGCTCCAGGTCCAGCGAACCGATCACGTTACGTAGTGTGGTGACGGTCAACTGCTCGATGGCCTGGAGGAAGCTGGAGATCTCGTAGGTCGCGCGGACCGGGTCGACCACCTTGAAGTAGAGGACGGTGTCGATCGAGACCACCAGGTTGTCCGAGGTGATCACCGGCTGCGGCGGGAAGCTGACCACCTGCTCGCGCATGTCGACCTTGGTGCGCACCGCGTCGATGAACGGCACCAGCAGGTTGAGGCCGGGACTCAGGGTGCGCTTGTACTTGCCGAGCCGTTCCACCACGTCATGGCGTTGCTGCGGCACGATCCGCACCGCCTTGGCCAGCGTAATCACGGCGATCAACGCCACCGCGATCACCAGCACCCCGATTATCGTCATTCCGTTCACCCTCTCGATTCCGGCAGCTCGCCGGCGGAAGAAACGTCGTCCTGCCAGACCAGGGCGGTCGCGCCCCGGACCTTTATCACCCGAACCCGTTGACCGGGTTCATACTTTTGCGTCGTGTCGTACGAGCGGGCGCTCCACAGCTCACCGTCGATCTTGACCAGACCATGCTCGGCGTCCACCCGTTCCAGCACCAGCGCCGTGGAGCCCTCGATCGCCTCCACGCCGAACGGCTGTTCGCCGTTCTCCAGCGCCGAGCGCTGGTGTCGCCGCAGGGCCGGCCGGGCCACCAGCAGGCTCAGCGCCGACACCACGGCGAAGACCAGCGCCTGCACCGCGACCGGCGCACCCAGCGCCGCCGCACCGGCGGCCGCGAACGCGCCGACCCCGAACATGATCAGAAATAGCGTCGTCGTGAAGATTTCGGCGACGGCCAGCAGCACACCCAGAACAATCCACACCACGGCGTCCACCCCTCGATCGTGACACGCGCACGCACGCGCGGCCCACCCGCAAAGATCAGTAGGCTCGGCGCTGCCCGTTCCGGCCCCTCACCGACACCACGAACCGGCGGCCCGACCCGAGGAGAAAACGGTGATTCTGCTACCCGAGACCGCCCGACAGATCGACACCCGGGTCGCCCAGGCCCAGGCCGACGGGCACGCGCCGTCGCTCGTGCTCGGCGTCGTCCGCGACGGCGCGCTCGTGCACCTGGCCACCGCCGGCGAGACCCCCCGCCCCCACGTCGACCTGCAGTACCGGCTGGGCTCGATCAGCAAGACGATGACCGCCACCCTGCTCCTGCGGATGCGCGACGAGGGCCGGCTGACCCTGGACGACCCGCTGGAGAAGCACCTGCCCGACACCGGCGTGGGCGCGCTCACACTGCGCCGACTGCTCGGCCACGCCAGCGGCATCCAGCGCGAGCCCGAGGGCGACTGGTGGGAGCGGTCGGCCGGCGCCGACCTGGCCACCCTCCTGCGCGGGGTGACCGCCGACAAGATCGCCTACCCGCCGCACCGCACGTACCACTACTCCAACCTGGCGTACGGGCTGCTCGGCGGCGTCCTCGAACGGCTCGCCGGGATGTCCTGGGTCGACCTGCTCGGCGAGCGGATCCTCACCCCGCTGGGTCTGCGCCGCACCACCTACGCGGCCACCGAGCCGTACGCCCGCGGCTACGTCGTGCACCCCTGGCACGACACGCTGCGCGAGGAACCCCGTACCGACACCGGCGCGATGGCCCCGGCCGGGCAGCTCTGGTCGACGATCGAGGACCTGGGCCGCTGGGCCGCGTTCCTGGCCGACCCCGACCCGTCGGTGCTGGCCCCCGAGACCCTCACCGAGATGTGCTCCCCCGTGGTGATCAGCGACCTGGACGCCTGGAGCCACGGCCACGGCCTGGGGGTCGAGCTGTTCCGCGACGGCAACCGGGTGTACGTCGGGCACGGCGGCTCGATGCCCGGCTACGGCGCCTCGCTGGCCGTGCACCGGCCCAGCCGCACGGCGGTCGTCGGCCTGGTCAACGCGTACACGCTGCGCAACGTGCACCTGGGCGCCCTCGGGCGGCAGCTGCTCACCCTCGTGCTGGACGCCGAACCAGCGCCGGTCACCCCGTGGCGACCGGCCGCCGCACCGCCGCCCGCCGCCCTGGCCGAGCTGACCGGCCAGTGGTGGTGGATGGGCACCAGGATCGAGGTCGTCGTCGACGCCGACGGCGACCTGCGCGCCGGCCCGGTCAACGCGCCGAACCTGCGCTTCGTCGCCGAGGGCCCGGATCGCTGGCGGGGGCGCGCCGGTGGGCAGGACGGCGAGATCCTCACCGTGCGCCGCGACGACCAGGGTCGGGCGGTGGCGCTGGACATCGCCACCTTCGTCTACACCCGCACCCCCGACCAGGAGCCCTGACCGGCTCCGGCCGGCCCGCGTCAAGCCGGCCCGCGTCAAGCCGGCCCGCGTCAAGCCGGCCCCGGCTCCCGGCCGGCCCGGCGACCCGGCTCCCGGCCGGCCCGGCGACCCGGCTCCCGGCCGGCCCGGCGACCCGGCTCCCGGCCGGCCCGGCGACCCGGCTCCCGGCCGGCCCGGCGACCCGGCTCCCGGCCGGCCCGGCGACCCGGCTCCCGGCCGGCCCGGCGACCCGGCTCCCGGCCGGCCCGGCGACCCGGCTCCCGGCCGGCCCGGCGACCCGGCTCCCGGCCGGCCCGGCGACTCTGGTCAGGCCGGCTCGGTGACGAAGTCGATGAGGCGCTCCATGGCGTTGATCAGGGGCGTCTCCACATCGGCGAAGCTGTGCACCCGGGACAGGATGTGCCGCCACATGTCGGCGGGCTCGGCCACCCCGAGGGCCGCGCAGACGCCCTCCTTCCACGGCCGACCCGGCGGCACCACCGGCCACGCCGTGATGCCCAGCGCGGTCGGCTTCACCGCCTGCCACACGTCCACGTAGGGGTGGCCGGTCACCAGCACGTACGGCGAGGTCACCCGGGCCACGATCCGGCTCTCCTTGCTGCCGGCCACCAGGTGGTCGACGAGCACGCCGAGTCGTCGGGTCGGACCGGGGTCGAAGTCACGCACCTCGGTGTCGAGGTCGTCGATGCCGTCCAACGGCTCGACGACCACACCCTCGATGCGCAGGTCGTCGCCCCAGATCCGCTCCACCAGGGCGGCGTCGTGGATGCCCTCGACCCAGATCCGGCTGGCCTTGGCGACCTGGGCGCGGACGTTGTCCAGAGCGACCGAACCGGAGGCGGTACGGCGGCGGGCCGCCGGCACCGGAGCGCGGGTCGGCCGGCGCAGGGTCACCGGGCTGCCGTCGAGCAGGAACGCCGCCGGCAGCAGGGGGAAGTTGCGCCGCCGGCCGTGCCGGTCCTCCAGCACCACCGCGCCCGCCTCGAAGCCCACCACCGCCCCGCAGAATCCGGAGTCGGCGTCCTCGACCACGAGGTCCGGTTCGGCGTCCACCTCGGGCGTGACCTTCCGCCGCCGCCAGTCGCCCGCCAACACGTCCTCGCCGTATCGCCCCGCCATGTCGATCACGCTAACCCCGGGCCGGCGACCCCGCGCCCCGACACACCGCCCCGGGCCGCCACCCGGCCGCCCGCCAGCGGAACCGAAAGGGTACGGACGGAGCGTGAATGTGGGCGAAGAGGGCAGTTGGGTGCAGGCCGGGCGGCCGGAGCGGCAGTCGAGACAGGGCCGGTCGTGACCACGTACCCTTTCGGCATGTCCACCCCCGCAACGGGCGCGGCCACGCTCGCGCCGCGCCGGTCGAGCCGGTTCGTTGCCTGGGTGCGCGCGTGGCGCGCCGGGTTGGTGCCGTACGACGAGGTCGCCGACGCCATCGCCGGCGACGAGGAGCACCTCGTGGCCGACGCTCCCGGCACCTGGACCGACGTGCCGCTCGGCGCCGCGCTGCCCACCCTGGCCAAGCTCTCCCCCGACGACATCCGCCTGGTGCTCCCCGCGCCGGGCGATCCCCGAGGGCTGCCCGGCCCCGGCGACTTCGCCGGCGCGGCGCTGGTGGCGGGCGAGGCGGTGGTCGCCGGTGGCCTCGGTCTGATCCCCGAGGTGCGGTCGCACACCTCCGGCTCGGGCGACTGCTTCGAGACCGTGCTCTGGCGGGTGTACCCGTTGCCCGCCAACGCCCCGGCCGCCTCCCTGTCGCTGCCCGGCGCCGCCGAGGCGGAGGCCGAGCTGGCCGCCGCGCTGGCCGAGACCACCGCCGCCCTGACCCGCCTCGACGTGGCCCAGTGGCGGCCCGAGCTGGCCGGCGCGCTGGCCGCGCTCCGCCGCCCGGACGGAGCCACCGACCTGCCACCCGGCTTCGACCCGAGGGCCCGCCGGCTGTTCGCCAGGGCCGCCGTGCTCGACCGGGTCCTCGCCCTCGCGGGGCACGCCGCGCCGGGCGGTGCGATCAACAACTACGAGGCCCAGCAGCGCGACGCGGCGCTGCGTCCACTCACCACGGCATGCCGGCAAGCCCTGGTGGCCGCCTGCAACGCCCCGCTGCGCCCGTAACCCCGCCCCCACCCCCCACCCCCCGCCCCCACCCCCCGCGCCCCCGCCCGAACCCGCGCGCCCCTCTCCCGCGTCGATCTTGCACTTACTGTGGCGACATGGCGGTCAATCCGGGCATAACGACGACAGAACGCGCAAGATCGACGAGGGCGGGGCGGGGCGAGGGCGTGGGCGGGGCGAGGGCGTGGGCGGGGCGGGGGCGGGGGCGGGGGCGGGGTGGGTGGCTTTAGATCTCGTCTAGTAGGTCTGCTACCGAGTTGACGATCCGGGACGGGCGGTACGGGTAGCGCTCCGCCTCGGTGCGGCTGCTGATCCCGGTGAGCACCAGGATGGTCTCCAGCCCG
It contains:
- a CDS encoding DUF3097 domain-containing protein, with amino-acid sequence MAGRYGEDVLAGDWRRRKVTPEVDAEPDLVVEDADSGFCGAVVGFEAGAVVLEDRHGRRRNFPLLPAAFLLDGSPVTLRRPTRAPVPAARRRTASGSVALDNVRAQVAKASRIWVEGIHDAALVERIWGDDLRIEGVVVEPLDGIDDLDTEVRDFDPGPTRRLGVLVDHLVAGSKESRIVARVTSPYVLVTGHPYVDVWQAVKPTALGITAWPVVPPGRPWKEGVCAALGVAEPADMWRHILSRVHSFADVETPLINAMERLIDFVTEPA
- a CDS encoding SPFH domain-containing protein, translating into MTIIGVLVIAVALIAVITLAKAVRIVPQQRHDVVERLGKYKRTLSPGLNLLVPFIDAVRTKVDMREQVVSFPPQPVITSDNLVVSIDTVLYFKVVDPVRATYEISSFLQAIEQLTVTTLRNVIGSLDLERALTSRDEINRHLSGVLDETTGRWGIKVTRVEIKAIEPPASIRDSMEKQMRAERDRRAAILTAEGHKQSQILTAEGEKQSAVLRADGDRQARILQAEGQAKAIRTVFDAIHQANPSQKVLAYQYLQALPQIAQGSANKVWIVPAELTKALEGMGGALGGLSQMVGDLPAPEAADHASQVEREAAEAAQAAAAAAQQIHDEVRVAEAQATGGNKPQGLPAPEPVSPASLVEDPSDERERG
- a CDS encoding NfeD family protein — translated: MDAVVWIVLGVLLAVAEIFTTTLFLIMFGVGAFAAAGAAALGAPVAVQALVFAVVSALSLLVARPALRRHQRSALENGEQPFGVEAIEGSTALVLERVDAEHGLVKIDGELWSARSYDTTQKYEPGQRVRVIKVRGATALVWQDDVSSAGELPESRG
- a CDS encoding serine hydrolase domain-containing protein — protein: MILLPETARQIDTRVAQAQADGHAPSLVLGVVRDGALVHLATAGETPRPHVDLQYRLGSISKTMTATLLLRMRDEGRLTLDDPLEKHLPDTGVGALTLRRLLGHASGIQREPEGDWWERSAGADLATLLRGVTADKIAYPPHRTYHYSNLAYGLLGGVLERLAGMSWVDLLGERILTPLGLRRTTYAATEPYARGYVVHPWHDTLREEPRTDTGAMAPAGQLWSTIEDLGRWAAFLADPDPSVLAPETLTEMCSPVVISDLDAWSHGHGLGVELFRDGNRVYVGHGGSMPGYGASLAVHRPSRTAVVGLVNAYTLRNVHLGALGRQLLTLVLDAEPAPVTPWRPAAAPPPAALAELTGQWWWMGTRIEVVVDADGDLRAGPVNAPNLRFVAEGPDRWRGRAGGQDGEILTVRRDDQGRAVALDIATFVYTRTPDQEP